A single Lactuca sativa cultivar Salinas chromosome 8, Lsat_Salinas_v11, whole genome shotgun sequence DNA region contains:
- the LOC111921938 gene encoding cucumisin, protein MAIQHSLIFNICFLLLLLPKSIQAESDSNRKVYVVYMGHNARDDASTSSFHLRMLQEVVGRDAKKHMLQRYSKSFHGFSARLTEEEVKKLSGMEGVVSVFPSKSNKLATASSWDFLGFPLTVNRSTTESDIIIGVFDTGIWPESASFTDLGYGPPPAKWKGICEANFTCNNKIIGARYFKADGIYDPKELKSPRDSDGHGTHTASTAAGNVVRNANLLGLQSGIARGGVPRARIAVYKVCWIEGCRSEDVLSAFEAAIADGVDIITVSAGLTSAEELFNDVYAIGSFHAMQKGILTVQSAMNEGPMPQTTGSIAPWILSVGASTKNPDLITPVRLGNGIVVNGVSINPFTLDRMYPLIYAGDVPNITAGFNGSISRFCVPNSLDKNLVKGKIILCDAISTGEPEMLAGAVGSIMTYPGPYFELVRSYTLPVSAVNSEQAIRIARYIQSTRNATAIIMKSEDDNNATRPYVASFSSRGPNPTITSILKPDLTAPGVRILAAWPPVAPITEVEGDRRAVPFNMISGTSMACPHVSGIAAYIKTFNPTWSPAAIKSALMTTASTMSARINTDAEFAYGAGNLNPIKAMKPGLIYDADEVDYVSLLCQEGYSSQHIRSLTGDNSSSCSQIMEQTKDLNYPSFVIPTLRKKVIDSSFNRTVTNVGSATSTYRAFITQPLVSGLRIQVEPNVLRFQHIGQKLSFKVSVQATIQNLDNPIVSGALTWDDGLHQVRSPIVVHVP, encoded by the exons ATGGCAATCCAACATTCTCTCATTTTCAACATATGTTTCCTTCTGCTGCTTCTACCTAAATCAATTCAAGCTGAATCTGACAGCAATCGAAAG GTATACGTGGTGTATATGGGCCACAACGCTCGAGATGATGCGTCTACCTCATCCTTTCACTTGAGAATGCTACAAGAAGTTGTTGGCAG GGATGCAAAGAAACATATGCTTCAAAGATACAGTAAAAGCTTCCATGGATTTTCAGCAAGACTTACGGAAGAGGAGGTTAAGAAGCTGTCAG ggATGGAGGGGGTTGTTTCTGTGTTTCCTAGCAAATCGAATAAACTGGCAACCGCAAGCTCATGGGACTTCTTAGGTTTCCCACTTACAGTCAACAGATCAACAACCGAAAGTGATATCATCATCGGGGTTTTTGACACCGGAATTTGGCCGGAATCTGCCAGTTTCACTGACCTAGGATATGGTCCTCCTCCTGCTAAATGGAAGGGAATTTGCGAAGCGAATTTCACTTGCAACAA CAAAATAATCGGAGCGCGATACTTCAAGGCAGATGGAATATACGACCCGAAAGAGTTGAAATCACCGAGAGACTCTGATGGTCATGGAACCCACACCGCATCCACTGCTGCAGGAAACGTAGTGAGGAATGCAAATCTACTTGGCCTCCAGTCAGGAATAGCTCGAGGGGGTGTGCCAAGAGCTAGGATTGCAGTATATAAGGTGTGTTGGATAGAGGGTTGCCGAAGCGAGGACGTTCTTTCTGCTTTTGAAGCTGCCATTGCTGATGGTGTTGACATAATCACCGTTTCTGCTGGCTTAACATCTGCCGAAGAGCTTTTTAATGATGTTTACGCTATTGGCTCCTTTCATGCAATGCAAAAAGGAATACTTACTGTACAATCTGCTATGAACGAAGGACCTATGCCACAGACCACCGGTAGTATCGCTCCATGGATTCTTTCGGTGGGTGCTAGCACTAAAAACCCTGATTTAATCACCCCAGTAAGACTAGGAAATGGTATAGTTGTTAAT GGAGTTTCAATAAATCCATTTACACTTGACAGAATGTATCCTTTAATCTATGCTGGAGATGTGCCGAATATCACGGCTGGATTCAATGGATCAATATCGAG GTTTTGCGTCCCAAACTCATTGGACAAGAATTTAGTGAAGGGAAAAATAATATTATGTGATGCTATATCGACTGGAGAACCTGAAATGTTGGCTGGTGCTGTCGGATCTATCATGACATATCCTGGACCTTATTTTGAACTCGTGCGTTCTTATACTTTGCCTGTTAGTGCTGTGAACTCCGAGCAAGCAATAAGAATTGCCCGCTACATACAGTCAACAAG AAATGCAACTGCAATAATAATGAAAAGTGAAGACGACAACAATGCGACTAGGCCGTATGTTGCCTCTTTTTCATCAAGAGGTCCAAATCCAACAATTACAAGCATCCTGAAG CCAGACCTAACAGCTCCTGGGGTACGAATTCTAGCAGCATGGCCACCTGTGGCTCCAATTACCGAAGTAGAAGGAGACCGCAGAGCTGTTCCTTTCAACATGATATCAGGGACATCAATGGCATGCCCACACGTGAGTGGGATAGCTGCGTATATCAAAACATTTAACCCAACATGGTCTCCTGCAGCCATTAAGTCGGCTCTCATGACAACAG CTTCTACTATGAGTGCCCGGATCAACACAGATGCTGAATTTGCATATGGAGCTGGCAATCTTAATCCAATTAAAGCTATGAAACCTGGGCTGATATATGATGCTGATGAGGTAGATTACGTAAGTCTTTTGTGTCAGGAAGGCTACAGTAGCCAACATATTAGAAGCCTCACTGGGGACAACAGCAGTAGCTGCTCTCAGATCATGGAACAAACTAAGGATCTAAACTACCCTTCCTTTGTCATACCCACACTGCGAAAGAAAGTCATTGATTCAAGTTTCAATAGGACTGTCACCAATGTCGGCTCTGCAACATCAACATATAGAGCTTTCATAACTCAACCACTTGTTAGCGGTTTGAGGATACAGGTTGAGCCCAATGTTTTACGGTTCCAACATATTGGGCAAAAGCTGTCTTTTAAGGTGTCTGTGCAGGCAACCATACAGAACTTAGACAACCCAATTGTTTCTGGTGCTTTGACATGGGATGATGGACTGCATCAAGTGAGAAGCCCCATCGTTGTCCATGTTCCatga